The Polyangium mundeleinium genome contains the following window.
CGAGGCCGCCGGAGGCCGCTGCGGGGCGTGGCACGAGAGGTGCTGTCCGTGGTCGCCGACGAAGACGCCACATTGCAGAGCGCCGAAACGGAGCACCTATGACCGACCGCCTGCGCATGACCGTCGCCAAGGGCAACCATCGCCGAGGGATTCCCTATCGCGATTCCTGGCCAACGAGCGGCTCGGATTCGCGCCCGATCTCCGGGACGATTCGCACAACCGCGCCTATCTCGAGGCCAAGGCGACGCGCGGCCATCACGCGCTCCGGTTGAAATGAGGGCGTCGCAAAACGTGGCCATGGTGCGAAGGGGAGGAGCCATCGGGCATGGAAGTACGAATCGATGTACCGAACTGCAACCGGCAAGCGAATGAGGCCATTCAGCGGCTGAAGGCGCTGAAGCGGTGGGTATGGGATAGAGACATCTCCTTCGGGAGAGCCGGGCCGCAGGTCATGGTTCTCGCCGTCCTCGCCGCCGCCGCGCTCGTCGCGGAGCTGTCCTGGCATCACGACGGACTCGGGTTGCTGGAACTCCTGCACGCGAAGAGCGTGGTGATCTTCTACAACGTGAAGGCATTGGCGCTCTCCGACGTGGACGCCCCGATCGCCTCATGGATCGTCGCCGCGGCGATGGCGCGCATCGTCTTTGGAATCCTCGTCGGGATCCTCGATGCCGCATTCTACAAGAGGATCACGGGACGCCCGTTCGATTGGGAGGCCATGATCAACGTCTCCGTCGTCAATGTCGTGTTTCTGTTGACGACGGTGTTCACCTTCATGAACCCATCGGTTCAGCGGCTGCTGCAGCACTACGCAGCCTTGATAGACCGTGTCCCGACGATGGTGCACCTGCACGGCGCCCTCGCGCTGATCGTCGCGTGCCTCCTTGCGGACTTTTGTTACTACTGGTCCCACCGATGGAGTCACGGGAACCGATTCTTTTGGAACCTCGGGCACATCAATCATCATCGCTCGCGTAACCTGTCCCAGCTCACCCAGGCCGTCGACCCACAGTCCTCCCTCCTGGACGTGGCCGGCGGGAGGGCCTTCGTGATCTTCTTGCTCCCCCTGGTGACGAAGGTCTTCGCGCTCGACGTTCGCGAGAGCGGCTGGGTCTTCATCGTCCTGATCCTCCTCGACGCGTGGACCAACCCCTCCCACTCCGTCGTTCTCTACCACGCCGAGAACAGGTTCCGCGTGCTGAGGTTGTTCCGTGCGGTCCTGGTCACCCCCGCCGTGCATTTCACGCACCATTCGAGGGAGCCGATTCACAACATCGTGAACGGATGCAACTTCGGCGCGAGATTGACCCTCTGGGACAGGCTCTTCGGGACCTACGTCGAGCCGCCCGCCCACATACCAGACACGGGGTTGTTCAGCGAGGAGGCCGACTACTGCCGCACGCCCCTGCGCTTCCTGTTTCAACCCTACGTCCGGATGTTCGAAGAGCTAAGGCACAACAAGATCAGGCATTGGCCAGCGATCCTGTTCGGTTCGACGGCCTATGAACCGCCGGTATCGGTGAACTGCAAGTATTGATCGAACCCATCCAAAGCCCGACGGCGGAGAGGCGGATGTAAGCATGAACGTATCTCTGTACGACGCCAGCATCCCCACCATGATTCGCATGTTGCAGAATCTGAGGCAGATCCTTCAAAAGGGGGCCGCCTTTGCTGGCCAGAAAGGAATGAGCCCGGCTGCCCTGCTCGACCGGAGCCTCCATCCAGACATGTTTCCGCTCTCGCGGCAGGTGGAAATCGTGGTCTCAGGCGTGAAGGGCAGCGCCGCCCGGCTGGCCGGCCGCCTGGATCCGAAGGAGGAGAGGCCGGAGTTCGCGGTCTTCAACAGAGGGGACGAGCCATCCTTTGGCGACCGGCTCACGTCCTTCGACGAGCTGCAGGCGCAGATCGAAGATGCCATCGCGTACCTGAAGACGCTCTCGTGCCAGGAGATCGAGGCTGCGCCGGCCACCATCACGGTGGCCAAGCGAGGGGAGGCGCGCATCTTCGAGACCCGCTCCTTCCTGCTCGACTATGTCCTCCCCAATCTCTACTTCCACATCACCGTCGTGTACTCCCTGCTCCGATCAGCAGGCGTCGATGTGGGAAAGAAGGACTTCGAAGGGACGCCCGCCTATCGCGTCCAGCGCCAGGCGTGATGACAGGCCGACCCACTGCGATGGAACGCGAAGGAACCACGGAGATGTCGCAAGGCACTGCCGCATCGAAGAACGAAGCACGTGATGGCGGGCTCTCCCTGCTGTTCATCGGGTTCTTTGTGTTTGGCCTGCTCAGCACGATCATAGGCGTCACGATACCCAATGTAAAACAGGAGTTTGGCATCACGAACGAAGCTTCCGGCATGGTGTTCGTCTGTTGGTCCTGCGGGGTCCTCGTCGGCGCCTATCTCGGCGGGAAGGCATTTTACGTTGCCTCGGCGAGGACGCTCCTCATCGTGACCTCTCTGTCCTCCATCGCTTGCCTCTTGCTGCTCTACGGAGAGAGGGAACTCCCGTTCTATCGGCTCTACATCTTCGCTCTGTCCTTGTCGGGGAGCGTGTTCTTCACCGCGGGGCATGCGACCGCCGCCAAAGCCAGTCGAGGCAACAAGGTATCGACCCTGAGCTTCATGGACTTCTCGTTCAGCATGGGGAGCTTGTCGACGCCTCTCTTGGTCAATCGATTCGCTCCTTCCGGCGCTCAGGCGATCGGCAACTGGCGGCTCGTCTTCCTGGTCGCGGCAGCCTTGCTGGTCGTCGTCCTGGTGCTGGCCGCACGCCGCCCCGAGGGGCCGCGACCGGATCCGACAAAGGCGGCTGCGCGCGTCGGGTCCGACTATCTCTCGGTGCTCCGCAGCCCAATCGCGTTGGCATTCATGATGGGATGCCTGTTCCTGCAAGCCACCGAATGGGGGCACTGCGTCTGGTTCGTCACGTATGCCCACGAGGCCATAGGCCTCTCTACGGAACAAGCCCGAGAGGCCTTCAGTCTCTTTCTGGTCGGAATGGCCTCGTCACGGCTTCTGATGAGCTGGCTCAGCTGGATCTTCCGATCCACGACCTTGATGGCGATCCTCGTCTCGATCGCCACCGTCGCAGCGGCATCCGTGGTGGACCACCAGAGCTACTCGGCCCTCTGTACCCTGAACTTCATGTTCGGCTTCGGTCTGGGAGCGCTCTTCCCGCTGATGCTGGGCTTGTCGATGGAGCTCGCCCCCACGAAGAGCTCGATGCTGTCAGGCATTGGTCTGATGGCAGGCACCCTGGGGGCCCAAGGCCTCTCCTATTCGATGGGGCTTTTTGCCGACCACGCCTCCCTTGCCGCGTCGTACCGCCATATCGTATGGGCGGTGGCCGCGCTCCTCCTTTGCATGCTGGCCTTCTTGTCGCTCCACATCCGGCGACGAGGCCCGAGCAAGGAGCCGGCAGACGGCACCGGAGAAAGCGCGGCACCGGCGATGCTGGATTCAGGCCGGCTTTCCGACGCGCGGGTCGCGTTCAGCTTCCATCCATTCAAAGAGGTGTTCGACGGCCTCGTCTCGCGCCTCCGGGCGCGGGGCTCGCGACGCTCCCTTCGCGATCACCTCCGGCGTGCATTGCTGGACATGGATCTGCGGAGAGAGTTCGTGACCCTGTTCGGGAAGACCCAACGCATCACGCGCGAAGAGGCCTTCAGGTTCCTGCATCACGTGCAGGACAAATACCCTCTCGTGAGGGAGCTCTATCCGAGCCCGGCGGAGATGTTGGCGGTGGCGGACCAGAATCCCGTCCCTCGCTGACCAGCCGCTTTCGACGGTCCACAAATGGCTCATTTCATGCCCGGAGGTCTACCATCGTGAACGCTGAAACTACACCCGAAAATGTCGAGGCCGCACCCGCGGAGCAGGAGCCCACACGCTCGTCGGAAAAAACCAGCATCCTGACCATCAACATCCTCGTCGCGGTGCTCGTGATCGGGGGAATGGCAGCCCAGAATCTTTTCTATACCGTCCAGCCGGACGAGCGGGCCGTGATCACGCGCTTCGGCGCGGTCATCGGCCAGGCGGGGCCCGGGCTTCACTTCAAACTCCCCTTCGGTATCGACGAGGTCCAGAAGGTCCCCACGGAGCGCGTCCTCAAGCAGAAGTTCGGGTTCCCCACCGAATCGAGCAAGGAGGGCGATCGCGCCCACGCCCCCATCGGGGATGACCGAGAGGAGCGCGAGATGCTCACGGGGGATCTCAACATGATCGATGTGTCCTGGGTGGTGCAGTACCAGATCCGTGACCCGGTCGAATATTTGTATCAATTGAAGGATCCCGAGCGCTCGTTACGGGACGTCTCCGAGGCGGTCATCCGCCGCCTCGTGGGGATGCACCCGGCCAGTGACGTGCTGACCACGGGCGGGGGGGAGATCTCCCTGCTGGCGCGTGACGAGATCCAGAAGGCGATGACCGACGATGCCTCCGGCATTCACGTCACGGCGGTGGAATTGCATGCCGTGGTCCCCCCGGAGCGGGTGCGCTCCTCCTTCAATGAGGTCAACCAGGCTCGCCAAGAGCGCGAGCAGATGATCAACGACGCCATCAAGCAGAAGAACCAGGCGATCCCGAAAGCCATCGGCGAGGCCAAACGTACCATCGCCGAGGCCGAGGCGTACGCCATCGAGCGCGTCAATCGTGCCAAAGGTGATGTCGCCCGGTTCCAGGCCATCCTCAAGGAGTACGAGCGAGCGCCGGAGGTGACCCGCAGACGCCTCTATCTGGAGGCCCTCCGGGAGGTCGCACCCAAGGCCGGCAAGATCATTGTCGTGCAGGATGGGGACAGCCACCCACAGTCGTTCCTCCACCTGAACGAGCAATCGGGAGACGCGCAGAAATGAATTTCAAAACCGCCGGCCTCTGCGTTCTTTTTGCCATCCTTTTGATCACCGTCTATTCCTCTGCCTTCGTCGTGAGCGAGACGGACCAGGCATTCATCCTCCAGTTCGGCGAGATCAAGGGCGAGGCGATTACCAAACCCGGTCTCCATTGGAAGCTGCCCTTCGTCCAGGAGGTCCGCCGCTTCGACGAGCGCCGGCTCGTCTGGGAGGGAGATGTCGAGCAGGTTCCGACCCGCGATCGCGAGTTCATCCTGGTCAATGCCAGCACCCGCTGGCGTATCGACGATCCACGGCTGTTTCTGGAAAGCGTGCACGACGAGCGCGGCGCGCAGCTCAGCTTCGATGACATCCTCCACGCTGCCGTGCGCGACAAGGTCTCCGGCGCCAGGCTGGAAGGGGTCATCGGCTCTCCGGGCCGAGAAGAGCTGGAGCGAGGGATCCTGGAAGCTGCCCAGGCTCAGATGTCCAGCTACGGAATCGAGCTTTTGGACGTCCGTATCAAGCGCGTCAACTACATCGCAAGCGTACGGGAGCAGGTGGAGAACCGCATGATCTCCGAGCGTCAAAGCATCGCGGAGAAATTCCGCTCCGAGGGCCGTGGCCGCAGCGAGGAGATCCTCGGTGAGATGCAGAAAGAGCTCCAGGACATCCGCTCGGAAGCTTCACGCAAGGCCGAAGAGATCCGCGGAGCCGCCGATGCCCAGGTGGCCCGCCTCTACGGTCGTGCCCATAGCAAGAACGCCGAGTTCTATAGCTTTCTCGAAACCCTGGAGACCTACCGCGATACGATGGGGGCCAACACAACCCTCATGCTCAGGGCAGACTCCGACTTCTACCGCTACCTCCAATCGATCGAAAAACGCTGACGAGAGCTCGCGGGCCATGGGTAGAGCCGTGGCCCAGCGGAGCGCGGGCCATCCCTTCGTCTTCGTGCCAGTCGACGCGCCCGAGCGCTTGCGCGCTTGCTCGTGCCTGGGGTAATACGCGGCGCCCCTCCCACGAGCGAGCTCATCCGTGAAGCGCACCGCCCTCCTCCTCGCGCTCGTCCTGTCCGTCGCCTCGGCCTCGAGTTGCCGAAGGCACGGGGCGGACGGGATCAACTTCGAGCACCAGCACGACCTCGCCTACAAGTCCTTCGTCGAGGACGCGCCCCCCGCCGAAGCGTCGCGCGTCGAGATCCACGAGGCACTCGAACAGCCGGACGCCTTCTTCTACGACCAATATGGCGCGACGCCGGAGAAGAGGTTCACGGCAGCGCCGGGGTATCCGAGCGAGGAGCGGCCTCATCGTGTCCTCGGCATGATCTCCCTGAAGGAGCGCGTCGACGTCTCGGGGTACGACAAAGAGGGGCTCAAGGCCGCGTTCAACAACGAGGCCCTGCGCGCGCGCCGGGAAAAACTCCTCGCCGCGGAGGCGGCGCGCCATGGCGCAAACGCTCTCTACCTGACGAGCAGCGTCACCGATCCCTTCGCTCGAATGCCCGAGCGGAGGCGGACCTATTACGCCGTCTCCCTCGCCCCCGACCCGCCCAAATACCCCGACGTCGAGACGCTCCTCGGGCGGCTTTCGCTGGCCAAGGACGGCTACCGCGAGGTCAAACGATTCACCGCGAAGCTCGAAGATCTCCGCGACCGGGCGCCCGAGACCATCCAGCTCAAGCGCGGGCATTGTTACATGATGGCGATCGCCTTCCACCCCGAACCCATCGAGCGGAAGTTCAGCGAGGTCACTTCGATCAATTTCACGTACAAGGTCCCCAATCCGGAGGTCTTCCCCGGCATACCGCACAACAACGCCGGCGCCGGCGGCTTCAGCCAGCGGCGCGACGGGGATCAGAGCAGGTTTTACTCGAAGCACTTCCTCGACGGGATCTGGTCACGCACGGGCGCCGGGGAGATCGCCTGCCCCGTCTATCGGACCCAGCCGGCAGAGCTCTCGTTCACGACGTTCGACGGCAGCGCGCTGAAAAACCCGCCCACATTCGAGCCCGGGCGGGGCACCGCGGACTTCGTGGTCTACGAGCACAAGCTCACCACCGAGAAGTTCAACGAGGCGGCCTGCATCCGCTGCTACAACGTGGCACAGGAATGCAGCTACCGAGAACCTCTGTCCACGTGCGCCGATCTGAACAAATGCCTGCACACGACAGGCGTGGCGCTCGGCGTCTGCGCTGAACGATATCGCTGAATTCGCGTCAATCCGCGCCCGCGTCCATGGGCGCCGTGCCGCAATCGGCCGGGACCCCGCTGCCCGGGGCGAGGACGTCCACGCCGTCGTAGCAGAAGTTTTCGGGCCCCTTCGCATAATACGTGTCGAGGAAGGCGCCGAGCGCGGCGGTGTCGAGGCAATCGGCGCGGAGGAGCCCGCCCCACGCGGCCGCGGCGAATCGGACGTCCAGCGCAGGGTCGGGGACGACGATGATGCGCGCCTTCAAGGGTGCGACGCAGAGCGGATCGGCCGGGCGTGCGTCGAGGAATGCCGCGAGGGTCGCGAGCTCGGATTCGCAGCCGCCTTCGCAATGGTACGAGATGACGACCGCGCCGTGCTCCATCGAATGGACGAGGAAACCACGCGGGACGGGCGCGTCGTACCACTTGAACGCAGCCCACGAGGGGTAGTGCGGGCCCGAGGTCGGAGGGTTCGTCGCGTACACGACGGGGGAGCACATCACGACGTGCGGGGCGGGCGCGATGGGCACGGCCATCGTGGTGACGGGGCAGGCGCCGGCATCCCCCGGTCCAGCGTCGGGTTCGCTGCCGCCGGCGCCACCGCTTCCGCCAACGCCTCCGGCGCCGCCGCTTCCGCCAACGCCTCCGGTGCCGCTTCCGCTGCCGCCCGCGCCACCGCTTCCGCCTCCGGTGCCGCCTCCGCCTCCGCTTCCGCCGACGCCGCCCGTGCCGCCGCTTCCGCCGACACCACCAGCGCCGCCGCTTCCGCCGCCCCCCTGCCCTCCTGCGCCGCTAGACGAGGACGAGGACGAGGACGTAGACGAGGACGACGACGAGGACGACGCCTCCGCGCCCGCGTCCACGGGCGCGGGGGACACCGTCTCGACCGGCGAGCACGCGAACACGACGACGGGGAGCGCGAGCGCGCCGAGGGCCACGGCGCTGCGCAAAAACAAGCGATCTCGGCGGCGAATCACCCCCGAGACTGTATCAGGCAGGCGCCCCCGTCGGGCCGGTTTTCAGATGCCGCCGCGCGTGCGCGCTTCGCGCTCGAGCTGCTCCTGGTACTCCACGCTGAAGCGCGCCCAGGGCCGCGAGCGCAGACGCGGAACGCCAATCGGCTCGCCCGTGCCCTCGCACAGGCCATACGTGCCGTCGCTGAACTTCGCGAGCGCGCGGTCGATCTCCGAGAGGAGCTGCACGTCCCGTTCGAGCAGGCGTGAGGCCATCGCCGTCGCGCCCTCGATGTTCGCCTCGTCCATCTCGTCGCCGACCTCGCGGCCGGTGTCGCGCTCTTGCTCCTGGCGTGTCTCGATGCTCGCCAGAATCTCTGCGCGACGCGTCTCCAGCAACGAGCGCAGCTCCTCGCGCTGCTCTTGCGTGAGCTCGGGTAGCTCGTCGATCGACTCGCGCGTCGCCGGCCTTGCAACGGGCCTTTGCGGCACGATGCTCCCGATCCCTACTCCCTTTCGAGCGTCCATGGTTCCCTTTGCCGTTCGGCGAGTGTTTTCCGGACGAACGGCAAAGGACATGCCCCCCGTCCTGCGCACGAATCGCACGTCGCGCCGAAGGACGGAGAGCCTAGCAGGCTCAACGGCGCGCGCCGCCGACCCCGAGCGTCTTGATGAGCCAGCCGATGTCTTCGAGCGCCGCCTTCGAGGCCGTGAGGGCGACCTCACCGCGGGGTGCGTCCACGGTGCCCGACGAGCTCGACGTGAGGAAGATGGGCGTGTCGCCCTGGTGCGGCATCGTGGCGACGGCGCGCATGAGCTGCTCGACGCGCGCATCCTCGCGCGGGCCGATGACGTCCTTCATGCGCTCCAGGTTCTTGACCAGCGGGCCCATCGACATGAAGCCCGCGCCCATGTAGGTGCCGCGGCGGAGCGGCTCGAGATCCGTGCGCGACGCGATCGTCCCCGTGTCGGGCGCGCCGGTCTTCACCGCGAGCAGGCGCTTGACGAGCCCGTCCGGCTTGCCGCCCCCGACGGCGAGCCACGTGCGCGACTTGCCGTCCGACATGAGCAGGACGTGCATCTCCACGGTGACGAGATTTTTCTTCGAGGCGCTCTTGTCGAGCAACGCCGCCGGGAGGTTCTCGATCCGGATCGCGAGGTCCAGCGAATCGGCCCCGAGGGCCGCGGGGCCGGGGCCGACCTTCACCTTGGGGATCGCCTTCGAGAGCTCCGGGCCGAACTCCTTGCGCATCGGATCCTGGAAGCCCTTGCGGTTGTAGACGTCCGCGATCTTGCGGAGCTGCTTGCCGAGGTTCGCCGAGCCCTCCTCGTAGCCCACGAGGCCCCAACCGATCCAGGTGTTGACGAGGGCATCCGCCTCTTGCTGCGGCGTGCGCTTGCCCTTGACCTCCGAGACCTCGTTGCGGCCGCTCGCCGAGACCGTCTCGACGTCCTTGCTCATGGGCCAGTCGAACAGGTCGCCGAACGCGCGATGATCGGCCTCGGAGCCGATGTTCACCTTCGCGAGGACGCCTTCGCTGAGGAGGCGCGCCGTGCGCAGGAGCGGCTGGAAGCGCTTCGGTTCGGTGCCGCGGCCATACACGACGCTCGCGCTGTCCTTGGGCGCGCGCCAGAAAATCGCGGGCGGCGGGCCGGCGCGCTCGGGACGCTCGCCCATGAGGCCGCTCACCCAGGAGTTTTTCCCGCGCATCGAGAGCGAGGCGCTCGCGCGCAGGCACGTGGCCGGGTCCATCGCCACGTCGAAGGTGAGTTTGTCCGCATCCGAGGC
Protein-coding sequences here:
- a CDS encoding DUF1993 domain-containing protein; its protein translation is MNVSLYDASIPTMIRMLQNLRQILQKGAAFAGQKGMSPAALLDRSLHPDMFPLSRQVEIVVSGVKGSAARLAGRLDPKEERPEFAVFNRGDEPSFGDRLTSFDELQAQIEDAIAYLKTLSCQEIEAAPATITVAKRGEARIFETRSFLLDYVLPNLYFHITVVYSLLRSAGVDVGKKDFEGTPAYRVQRQA
- a CDS encoding DUF3105 domain-containing protein translates to MIRRRDRLFLRSAVALGALALPVVVFACSPVETVSPAPVDAGAEASSSSSSSSTSSSSSSSSGAGGQGGGGSGGAGGVGGSGGTGGVGGSGGGGGTGGGSGGAGGSGSGTGGVGGSGGAGGVGGSGGAGGSEPDAGPGDAGACPVTTMAVPIAPAPHVVMCSPVVYATNPPTSGPHYPSWAAFKWYDAPVPRGFLVHSMEHGAVVISYHCEGGCESELATLAAFLDARPADPLCVAPLKARIIVVPDPALDVRFAAAAWGGLLRADCLDTAALGAFLDTYYAKGPENFCYDGVDVLAPGSGVPADCGTAPMDAGAD
- the hflK gene encoding FtsH protease activity modulator HflK, whose product is MNAETTPENVEAAPAEQEPTRSSEKTSILTINILVAVLVIGGMAAQNLFYTVQPDERAVITRFGAVIGQAGPGLHFKLPFGIDEVQKVPTERVLKQKFGFPTESSKEGDRAHAPIGDDREEREMLTGDLNMIDVSWVVQYQIRDPVEYLYQLKDPERSLRDVSEAVIRRLVGMHPASDVLTTGGGEISLLARDEIQKAMTDDASGIHVTAVELHAVVPPERVRSSFNEVNQARQEREQMINDAIKQKNQAIPKAIGEAKRTIAEAEAYAIERVNRAKGDVARFQAILKEYERAPEVTRRRLYLEALREVAPKAGKIIVVQDGDSHPQSFLHLNEQSGDAQK
- the hflC gene encoding protease modulator HflC produces the protein MNFKTAGLCVLFAILLITVYSSAFVVSETDQAFILQFGEIKGEAITKPGLHWKLPFVQEVRRFDERRLVWEGDVEQVPTRDREFILVNASTRWRIDDPRLFLESVHDERGAQLSFDDILHAAVRDKVSGARLEGVIGSPGREELERGILEAAQAQMSSYGIELLDVRIKRVNYIASVREQVENRMISERQSIAEKFRSEGRGRSEEILGEMQKELQDIRSEASRKAEEIRGAADAQVARLYGRAHSKNAEFYSFLETLETYRDTMGANTTLMLRADSDFYRYLQSIEKR
- a CDS encoding TraR/DksA family transcriptional regulator, with product MDARKGVGIGSIVPQRPVARPATRESIDELPELTQEQREELRSLLETRRAEILASIETRQEQERDTGREVGDEMDEANIEGATAMASRLLERDVQLLSEIDRALAKFSDGTYGLCEGTGEPIGVPRLRSRPWARFSVEYQEQLEREARTRGGI
- a CDS encoding MFS transporter, which encodes MSQGTAASKNEARDGGLSLLFIGFFVFGLLSTIIGVTIPNVKQEFGITNEASGMVFVCWSCGVLVGAYLGGKAFYVASARTLLIVTSLSSIACLLLLYGERELPFYRLYIFALSLSGSVFFTAGHATAAKASRGNKVSTLSFMDFSFSMGSLSTPLLVNRFAPSGAQAIGNWRLVFLVAAALLVVVLVLAARRPEGPRPDPTKAAARVGSDYLSVLRSPIALAFMMGCLFLQATEWGHCVWFVTYAHEAIGLSTEQAREAFSLFLVGMASSRLLMSWLSWIFRSTTLMAILVSIATVAAASVVDHQSYSALCTLNFMFGFGLGALFPLMLGLSMELAPTKSSMLSGIGLMAGTLGAQGLSYSMGLFADHASLAASYRHIVWAVAALLLCMLAFLSLHIRRRGPSKEPADGTGESAAPAMLDSGRLSDARVAFSFHPFKEVFDGLVSRLRARGSRRSLRDHLRRALLDMDLRREFVTLFGKTQRITREEAFRFLHHVQDKYPLVRELYPSPAEMLAVADQNPVPR
- a CDS encoding sterol desaturase family protein — its product is MEVRIDVPNCNRQANEAIQRLKALKRWVWDRDISFGRAGPQVMVLAVLAAAALVAELSWHHDGLGLLELLHAKSVVIFYNVKALALSDVDAPIASWIVAAAMARIVFGILVGILDAAFYKRITGRPFDWEAMINVSVVNVVFLLTTVFTFMNPSVQRLLQHYAALIDRVPTMVHLHGALALIVACLLADFCYYWSHRWSHGNRFFWNLGHINHHRSRNLSQLTQAVDPQSSLLDVAGGRAFVIFLLPLVTKVFALDVRESGWVFIVLILLDAWTNPSHSVVLYHAENRFRVLRLFRAVLVTPAVHFTHHSREPIHNIVNGCNFGARLTLWDRLFGTYVEPPAHIPDTGLFSEEADYCRTPLRFLFQPYVRMFEELRHNKIRHWPAILFGSTAYEPPVSVNCKY